In the genome of Sphingopyxis sp. YF1, the window ACGATAGATGCTGTCGTCCCCGGGCCCCGCGGCGGCAACCGTCGAGCGCAGCCGGACAAGCGGCACGTCGGCGGCGAGCGGCCCCGTCGGGGCGCCGGTTTCGGCGAGGCAGAGCTGGACGTCCGCGCGGACGCCCTCGGGATCGTCGCCGCCGACCACGCGGTACCCCGCGCTGCGCAGGATCGGCGCGAGGAAATTGCTCGCCCAGCCGTCAGCGTCCTCGACCAGCCGGCACAGCGGCTCGCGGACGGGATGCGCCGCCTCGTCGGCGCCATATTGCGCCATCAGCCAGAAGGGATCGATCAGCTCGACGGGCTCGCCGCCGATCAGCACGACGCCCGCGATCAGCCCCGGCGCTGGCGCCGGCTGCACCGCGTCGGGAAGGCGGACGATATCGATCACCCCCTCGATCGGATAGCAGAGCACCGAGCGGCCGTCGTGGAGGCGGAGCAGCTTCACCGCCCCCTGCCCCTCGGGCACGCGCGCGGCGTGGACGGGATAGATGTGATCTCCGATCTGCACCTGCACCGCACCCGCGCTTTCGAACAGCGCCGGCGCGGGCACCTCTTCGACGCGCTCGATCACCGACAGGCGCACGCCGCGTACGCGGTCGCCCGCGTCGCGGAACAGCAGCAGTTGCGCCGCGTCGCGTGCAGCGGCGACCTCGGCGGCGGCTTCGGCATTGGCGTCGTGGAGCCGGCCCGCCTCCGATGCGTCGACGCCGGCGGCGGCGAGCAGTCCCTGCACGTCGAGCAGCAGCACCGGACGCCCGTTGTCGGGCAGGGTCGTCCCCGCATAGAGGCCGGTCGCCATGATCATCGGCGCGGCGGGCTTGATCACCAGTTCCTCATGGTCGTGGATCGCGGCCACGCTCAGCGCGTAGCTCAGCCCCTGCCCCGGCCGCACGAGGATGATCGCGCGATCGTCGGCATCCTCGTTCGTATCGACCGCGCAGCCGAGCACATGTTCGAGCCGCAACAGCGGGAACTGCTCGCCGCGCACGGTGGCAAGCTCGCCGCCGCCGACGCGGTCGATGCGCACGCTGTCGCTCGTCTCGAGCAGGATTTCGCGCACCGAACCGCGCGGAATGGCGAAATATTGCCCCGACGCGCGCACCATCAGGCCCGAGATGATCGTCAGCGTCATCGGGACGCGCAGCACGATCGCGAGCCCGCGCCCCTCCTCGTTGCGCAGGTCGACGACGCCGCCGATCTTTTCGACATTCGCCTTGACGATGTCCATGCCGACGCCGCGACCCGATATCGCGGTGACCCTGGCCGCGGTCGAAAAGCCGGGCCGAAAGATCAGTTCGAGCTTTTCGCGCGGGCTCAGCGCCCGCGCCTCGCTCTCGCCGATCACGCGCACGGCCAGCGCCTTGGCGACGAGCCGGTCCGGCGATAGCCCGCGGCCGTCGTCGCGCACCTCGATCTCGATCTGGTTGCCCGACTGGCGCGCCGACACTGCGATGCTTGCTGTGACGCCCTTGCCCGCCGCGACGCGCTCGTCGAGCGGCTCGATCCCATGGTCGATCGCGTTGCGGACGATGTGGATCAGCGGATCGCGGATATTCTCCATCATCTCGCGGTCGAGCTCGACCTCGCCGCCGCTCGTCGCAAAACGCACCTTCTTGCCCAGCTCCTGCGCGAGGTCGCGGACGATCCGGGGCAGCGGCGAAAAGAGCTTGTCGATACGCTGCATGCGCATCTGGCTGACCGACTGGCGCATTCCCGCGATCGAGTCCGACAGGCGATCGAACGAGGCGATCACCGAGGCGTCGGCGCCCGATTCGCGGAGCATCCGCGCGAATTCGTTGCGCGCGAGGACGATGTCGGTGACCCCCGTCATCACGCTGTCGAGCAGCGGCAGCGGAACGCGGATCGAGCGCCAGCTCTGCAACAGGTCGGCGCTGATCTCGTCTTCGGCGGGCACGGCGTCCTCGGCAACGGGCACCACCACGGGCGCCGCGTCCGCGCCGGCATCGACGACCGCGATCGCGTCGATCACGTCGCGGTCGTCGCCTTCGGGCTCGATCCCTGCCGTGCCGAGCGCGGTGCAGAGACTGCCCAGCCGGTCGACGATCGCGAGCACGGCGGTGACCAGCGCAGCGTTGGCGGGACGATTGCCGCGCCGCACTTGGTCGAGCGCGTCCTCCGCCGCGTGCGACAGCGCGGTGACACGCGGCAGCGACAGGAAACCCGAACTGCCCTTGATAGTGTGGACGAGCCGAAAGATCGCGTCGAGTTGGGCGCGGTCGGCCGGATCAGCCTCCCACGCCACGAGCGCGCCGCCGGCCTCGGACAAAATTTCCGCCGTCTCGGCCAGAAAATCGTTGAGCAGATCGTCCATCACGCTATCGGCACGCCCCCAATATTCAGGGCCGCCACCATGAAGGACAATGGTTAAACAAGGTTTTACACATGGCCCGGCGCAGAGCGCAATCGCTGCCAATCTGGGCCTATTGCCGGCGCATGCAGACGAAGGCCGCCGAGGGCAAAGCCCCGGCGGCAGGTCTGCCCATCGGAAGGAGGCATAGTGTCAGACGCACCGCGCGCACGACAGGGGGGATCGGCGCCGCGACGGCGCCCCGAAAATACCCGCGAAGGACGCGAATGCCGCGTTCAGCCGCGCAGCACGGCGCCGACGAGCAGCGATGTCGGTGTCTCGCGCGCGAGCATCACCGTGCCGCCATTCTGCGCCGCGACCGCCTGGACGAGGATCGCCGGCGCGGTGCGCGAGGTCATCGCCGATG includes:
- a CDS encoding chemotaxis protein CheW, whose protein sequence is MDDLLNDFLAETAEILSEAGGALVAWEADPADRAQLDAIFRLVHTIKGSSGFLSLPRVTALSHAAEDALDQVRRGNRPANAALVTAVLAIVDRLGSLCTALGTAGIEPEGDDRDVIDAIAVVDAGADAAPVVVPVAEDAVPAEDEISADLLQSWRSIRVPLPLLDSVMTGVTDIVLARNEFARMLRESGADASVIASFDRLSDSIAGMRQSVSQMRMQRIDKLFSPLPRIVRDLAQELGKKVRFATSGGEVELDREMMENIRDPLIHIVRNAIDHGIEPLDERVAAGKGVTASIAVSARQSGNQIEIEVRDDGRGLSPDRLVAKALAVRVIGESEARALSPREKLELIFRPGFSTAARVTAISGRGVGMDIVKANVEKIGGVVDLRNEEGRGLAIVLRVPMTLTIISGLMVRASGQYFAIPRGSVREILLETSDSVRIDRVGGGELATVRGEQFPLLRLEHVLGCAVDTNEDADDRAIILVRPGQGLSYALSVAAIHDHEELVIKPAAPMIMATGLYAGTTLPDNGRPVLLLDVQGLLAAAGVDASEAGRLHDANAEAAAEVAAARDAAQLLLFRDAGDRVRGVRLSVIERVEEVPAPALFESAGAVQVQIGDHIYPVHAARVPEGQGAVKLLRLHDGRSVLCYPIEGVIDIVRLPDAVQPAPAPGLIAGVVLIGGEPVELIDPFWLMAQYGADEAAHPVREPLCRLVEDADGWASNFLAPILRSAGYRVVGGDDPEGVRADVQLCLAETGAPTGPLAADVPLVRLRSTVAAAGPGDDSIYRYDRAALLDALRRQVAGGRP